A window of Pyrobaculum aerophilum str. IM2 contains these coding sequences:
- a CDS encoding nucleoside phosphorylase, producing MPYHIRAKPEDVAPVVIGVGDPARAKLFASLMEEAVLVNEHRYPVYTGRAAGKRITVVAHGIGGPSAAIAIEELKMLGMEVFVRVGTAGSLGDLNVGDVVVAAAAAAPTGGVLGAYYPGFNPPLAADPGLTLKLAEALRARVGYVVSSDAFYAEDPNFAEFWKRRGALAVEMECAAAMALGWLRGFKTGCVLVISNVVGRHEAVDLREKFTEVFKKIVEVL from the coding sequence ATGCCGTATCACATCCGCGCCAAGCCTGAGGACGTTGCGCCTGTGGTAATAGGCGTGGGCGACCCCGCCAGGGCGAAACTATTCGCCTCCCTTATGGAAGAGGCCGTATTAGTAAACGAGCACAGATACCCAGTCTACACCGGCAGGGCCGCCGGCAAGAGGATCACCGTGGTTGCCCACGGCATAGGAGGCCCCTCTGCGGCGATAGCAATAGAGGAGTTGAAAATGTTGGGGATGGAAGTCTTTGTTAGAGTGGGCACCGCCGGCTCTTTGGGGGATTTAAACGTGGGCGACGTCGTAGTCGCCGCCGCGGCCGCCGCGCCGACGGGAGGCGTATTAGGCGCATACTACCCTGGCTTTAACCCGCCGCTGGCCGCAGACCCCGGCCTGACTCTTAAACTCGCCGAGGCGCTCCGGGCGCGGGTAGGGTATGTGGTGTCAAGCGACGCCTTTTACGCAGAGGATCCCAACTTCGCCGAGTTTTGGAAGAGGCGGGGCGCCCTGGCGGTGGAGATGGAGTGCGCCGCGGCAATGGCCCTCGGCTGGCTCAGGGGGTTTAAAACTGGATGCGTGCTGGTCATATCAAACGTCGTGGGGAGGCACGAGGCGGTGGACTTAAGGGAGAAATTCACAGAAGTCTTTAAAAAAATAGTAGAGGTTTTATGA
- a CDS encoding ribbon-helix-helix domain-containing protein: protein MPRKKNKVPLERVSLRFPSELLVRMDRLIERGLFKSRSHLVKEALKELLKDPKYQEALREEEDDFPTLRGR from the coding sequence ATGCCCAGGAAGAAGAACAAAGTGCCGCTGGAGAGAGTCTCTTTGAGATTTCCCTCCGAGTTGCTAGTGAGAATGGACCGCCTTATAGAAAGGGGTCTGTTCAAAAGCAGAAGTCACTTGGTTAAAGAGGCCTTGAAGGAGCTGTTAAAAGATCCCAAATACCAAGAGGCCTTAAGAGAGGAGGAAGACGACTTCCCAACTCTACGCGGGCGTTAG
- a CDS encoding UbiX family flavin prenyltransferase, translated as MYISRVFLGITGASGVIYGVKVLELLKKAGVEVHLSISKTAERVMRLETDYDVEEVKSLADYVWDEHDMTAPPASGSYPIDAVAIVPCSTKTLAAIANGITLNLITRAAEVGLKERRRVVLVIRESPLSLVHIRNMELATMAGAIVMPAAPGFYTRPKTLEELVTTFAGRVLDALGVKHSFTPRWRQAQ; from the coding sequence ATGTATATATCTAGAGTCTTCCTCGGCATAACTGGGGCCTCGGGGGTGATTTACGGCGTTAAAGTGCTGGAGTTGTTGAAAAAGGCGGGGGTCGAGGTCCACTTGTCGATTTCTAAAACGGCGGAAAGAGTCATGCGCCTGGAGACCGATTACGACGTGGAGGAGGTGAAGTCGCTTGCAGATTACGTCTGGGATGAGCACGACATGACGGCCCCCCCGGCTTCCGGCAGTTATCCAATAGACGCGGTGGCTATTGTGCCGTGTTCCACAAAGACCCTCGCGGCGATAGCTAACGGCATCACGCTAAATCTCATCACGAGAGCCGCCGAGGTTGGGCTTAAGGAAAGGAGGCGCGTGGTGTTAGTAATCAGGGAAAGCCCCCTCTCCCTGGTGCACATTAGAAATATGGAACTGGCCACTATGGCCGGGGCCATTGTCATGCCAGCAGCCCCGGGGTTTTACACAAGGCCAAAGACGCTTGAGGAGCTGGTAACGACGTTCGCAGGCAGAGTCCTAGACGCCCTCGGCGTGAAACACAGCTTTACCCCCAGGTGGCGGCAGGCGCAGTAG
- a CDS encoding lysine exporter LysO family protein, whose protein sequence is MFELLKYGGAIALGYALGKALRRRPPQWVFAFVVALLVFFVAANASPIISVNLGGFVAVSLLYALALVFASALLGSLIDRTSGGETAQRPVISLYALSALIAGLITGHFVRLNYSVAVDPLLLFLLLVAGADMAWVPLRLEKSMLASPAISLASAAAVAPIFTLFFGITPAVAFGLGWYSFAGPYLAGAGDAVGGAYGLLVNFLREQLTFTLAPVLAMRFGKAGILAMGGATTMDTTLPLYTALYGSAFSLYAFTNGVLLTLIVPILLPLVHQLYTSII, encoded by the coding sequence GTGTTTGAGCTACTAAAATACGGGGGGGCCATTGCGCTTGGTTACGCGTTGGGGAAGGCCCTTCGGAGGAGGCCGCCCCAGTGGGTCTTCGCGTTTGTAGTGGCACTGTTAGTATTTTTCGTGGCGGCTAACGCCTCGCCGATCATATCTGTTAATTTAGGCGGGTTTGTGGCCGTATCGCTCCTCTACGCCTTAGCGCTGGTATTTGCCTCAGCTCTGTTGGGATCGCTAATTGATAGAACAAGCGGCGGCGAAACAGCTCAACGCCCTGTTATTTCGCTGTACGCGCTGTCGGCCTTAATTGCAGGCCTTATAACTGGACACTTCGTGAGGCTTAACTACTCCGTTGCCGTCGACCCGCTACTCTTATTTCTCTTATTAGTGGCAGGGGCTGATATGGCTTGGGTCCCTCTTAGGCTTGAGAAGTCAATGCTGGCGTCGCCTGCGATTTCCCTAGCGTCTGCGGCGGCGGTGGCGCCTATATTCACGTTGTTCTTCGGCATTACTCCGGCCGTCGCGTTCGGCTTGGGGTGGTACAGCTTCGCCGGGCCGTATTTGGCGGGGGCGGGAGACGCCGTTGGAGGCGCGTACGGGCTGTTGGTGAACTTCCTCAGAGAACAGCTCACATTTACCCTAGCCCCCGTGCTGGCCATGCGCTTTGGGAAAGCGGGTATTTTAGCCATGGGGGGAGCCACCACTATGGACACCACCCTCCCGCTGTACACCGCTCTGTACGGCTCCGCCTTTTCGCTCTATGCCTTTACAAACGGAGTATTATTAACTCTAATAGTGCCGATACTTCTCCCATTAGTTCATCAATTATATACTTCAATTATATAA